The Podospora pseudocomata strain CBS 415.72m chromosome 1 map unlocalized CBS415.72m_1, whole genome shotgun sequence genome has a segment encoding these proteins:
- the CRY-1 gene encoding Mitochondrial cryptochrome (EggNog:ENOG503NYHG; antiSMASH:Cluster_5; COG:L; COG:T), whose amino-acid sequence MLVYRTTTQPSSDRSHSRATMTVSKAPQNILIHIIRRDLRTSDNPLFHAAATAPDEEKFDAYLPLYVFDAQQIDVSGFIHSAGATNPYGSPRSQVAGYHRCGPHRAKFLGEAVWDLSETLKELKSGLFIRVGRIPDVVETLVSELAKKDARIGAVWMTSHEGSEEKADEKAVASLCKKVGAKWKLWVDEKYFIDDRDTGLESIDKLPGVFTEYKKKQLPLREKPRPVLPPIEKGSLPPLIDAALVAPQSSPFHIPDSLDRLVEFLVAPVKDFLPNKPEYPKGAESAHPYQGGEHAALQRLKDLISSGAATTYDTTRNGLLGTEFSTKLSAFLAQGCITARQVHAAMDSFERGTDPAFKDVEGFGALIKEEGMSEDEAQNTGMESIRTELLWRDYMRLCHQKDGNRLFQLTGTLRYKLDHAADMMDGMASITAQNGHNSENSDTGDNGAASAASDGDGSAQEKKLKSPDKERARPQQGSGINESLLAKEWKSADKEKALPRQSPTAEEVAKILERFNLGTTGMGLIDASQRELLHTGYTSNRARQNVASFLAKHLDIDWRYGAEWYEMLLVDYDVSSNWANWQYVAGVGNDPRGHMRIFNPVKQGFEYDPSGSYVRTWIPEVSGLEKLENAFQPWTASKEELEKTGLSGNDMVANPVKRIQFVVEGKPRTNKNGGFRRALARGNPSKASQANGNGSGFGNGSGNGYRNSQDVRTDAPVVNGTTRGPRGRGGFRGLFGGPPRGSLGGGRGGFHGNTNGSPSPAANQGNGNLAPGYGRGRGGGRRGGGGGYGAPPRGGGQNGYFPAKMPRVNGSGNHDQVNGNQN is encoded by the exons ATGCTTGTTTATCGGACTACGACTCAACCAAGTTCAGATAGAAGTCATTCACGAGCAACCATGACGGTCTCAAAAGCACCCCAGAACATCCTCATTCACATCATCCGCCGTGACCTTCGGACGTCAGACAATCCCCTCTTCCATGCTGCGGCTACCGCACCAGATGAGGAGAAGTTCGATGCCTACCTCCCTCTGTATGTCTTTGATGCCCAGCAGATCGATGTGTCGGGGTTCATCCATTCTGCTGGTGCAACGAACCCGTACGGGTCACCTCGTAGCCAGGTAGCTGGCTACCACCGCTGCGGGCCTCACCGGGCCAAGTTTCTTGGCGAAGCTGTCTGGGACCTCTCAGAGACCTTGAAGGAGCTCAAGTCTGGCCTTTTCATCCGTGTGGGCAGAATTCCTGATGTGGTCGAGACGCTGGTCAGTGAATTGGCCAAGAAAGATGCCAGAATCGGCGCTGTCTGGATGACCAGCCATGAGGGCAGTGAGGAAAAGGCGGACGAGAAGGCTGTGGCTTCCTTGTGTAAAAAGGTTGGGGCCAAATGGAAGCTTTGGGTGGATGAAAAGTACTTCATTGACGA CCGTGACACGGGTCTTGAATCCATCGACAAGTTGCCCGGTGTCTTCACAGAGtacaaaaagaagcagctGCCCCTGCGCGAGAAGCCTCGTCCGGTTCTTCCGCCTATCGAGAAGGGTTCACTGCCGCCTCTCATTGATGCCGCCCTAGTCGCCCCGCAgtcctcccccttccataTTCCTGATTCACTCGATCGCCTGGTTGAGTTCCTGGTTGCGCCCGTGAAGGACTTCCTCCCGAACAAACCCGAGTATCCAAAGGGTGCAGAGTCTGCACACCCCTACCAAGGAGGCGAGCACGCCGCCCTCCAGCGGCTGAAGGACTTGATCAGCTCCGGAGCCGCCACCACATATGACACGACTCGCAACGGCTTGCTTGGAACCGAGTTTAGCACCAAGCTGTCTGCCTTTTTAGCCCAGGGCTGCATCACGGCCCGTCAAGTTCATGCCGCAATGGATAGCTTCGAACGTGGTACTGATCCCGCCTTCAAGGACGTTGAGGGCTTTGGTGCGTTGATAAAGGAAGAAGGTATGTCTGAAGACGAGGCACAGAACACTGGAATGGAATCCATCCGGACCGAACTGTTGTGGCGCGATTACATGAGACTCTGTCACCAGAAAGACGGGAACAGGTTGTTCCAGTTGACGGGCACGTTGAGGTATAAATTGGACCATGCcgccgacatgatggatggcATGGCTAGCATCACCGCCCAAAACGGCCACAACAGCGAGAACAGCGACACTGGCGACAACGGCGCAGCCAGCGCAGCCAGCGACGGTGACGGGAGTGCTCAGGAGAAAAAGTTGAAATCACCCGACAAGGAGAGAGCGCGGCCTCAACAGGGCAGCGGCATCAACGAGAGTCTTCTGGCGAAAGAGTGGAAGTCGGctgacaaggagaaggcttTGCCTCGGCAGTCGCCTACCGCTGAAGAAGTAGCGAAAATCTTGGAGCGCTTCAATCTCGGCACCACGGGCATGGGACTGATTGACGCTTCGCAGCGCGAGTTGCTACACACGGGGTACACGTCCAATCGCGCCCGACAGAATGTGGCGAGCTTTTTGGCGAAACACCTCGACATTGACTGGCGATACGGGGCAGAGTGGTACGAGATGTTGCTGGTTGACTATGACGTGTCGTCGAATTGGGCCAACTGGCAGTACGTCGCTGGTGTCGGCAACGATCCCCGTGGCCACATGCGAATTTTCAACCCGGTCAAGCAGGGTTTTGAGTATGACCCGTCCGGGTCCTATGTCCGAACATGGATCCCCGAAGTGAGCgggttggagaagctggaaaATGCTTTTCAACCTTGGACTGCTTcgaaggaggagctcgagaagaCGGGCCTGTCAGGCAATGACATGGTTGCGAACCCGGTCAAGAGGATCCAGTTTGTTGTCGAAGGCAAGCCGAGAACCAACAAGAATGGTGGCTTCCGAAGAGCACTCGCACGCGGCAACCCGTCCAAAGCCTCTCAAGCGAATGGGAACGGCTCCGGCTTTGGAAACGGCTCCGGAAACGGCTACAGGAACTCACAGGACGTGCGGACGGATGCACCGGTTGTCAATGGTACCACTAGAGGGCCTCGTGGGCGGGGAGGATTTCGTGGGTTGTTTGGAGGACCTCCCAGGGGTTCTTTGGGAGGCGGCCGCGGGGGCTTCCATGGCAACACCAATGGTTCACCCAGCCCTGCGGCAAACCAGGGCAATGGGAATTTGGCGCCCGGCTATggaagaggccgaggcggcggcagacgtggtggaggtggtggttatggtgCACCTCCCCGGGGAGGCGGCCAAAATGGGTATTTTCCTGCCAAGATGCCTCGAGTCAATGGCAGTGGCAATCACGATCAGGTCAATGGAAATCAAAATTAG
- a CDS encoding uncharacterized protein (antiSMASH:Cluster_5) yields the protein MGAGSVPVGLRGPVQGPVGEEDDEGYAFAWGLFTWVGCGFGGRDYGKRTAVFLYDRSGLDRRRHRRCTIPKC from the exons ATGGGAGCAGGCAGCGTCCCGGTCGGCCTCCGAGGGCCCGTCCAAGGGCCCGtcggggaagaggacgatgaaGGGTATGCATTTGCCTGGGGTCTGTTTACTTGGGTTGGttgtgggtttgggggacgGGATTATGGTAAACGAACAGCGGTGTTTTTGTACGATAGGAGCGGTCTT gaccggcggcggcaccgcAGATGTACCATACCCAAGTGTTGA